In Spirosoma aureum, a single genomic region encodes these proteins:
- a CDS encoding cupin domain-containing protein, whose amino-acid sequence MNTIFEPAANKVRLWKWTSLVFYPIGVVRIWKGNHRLWVRLLYTMVGLPLFLLIFLFLALSGFAFFLPPLDMSVGNRSDRTIINSDGNYKSTFLKTGNETGGAYELIQVEVEPHGGNGWHYHKSFDEYFTVLKGTALVGNGGKEYRIKEGGNAVAHKGALHYFANPTDSTILLLVKAMPARGLEKSIRIAYGLANDGQFEGEITKNPWHMALLLGYSGTYLPEIPGFIQEPLVNALAKIAQWKGEDRDLEKYYR is encoded by the coding sequence ATGAACACTATATTTGAACCAGCGGCTAATAAAGTTCGCTTATGGAAATGGACCTCTCTTGTATTTTACCCAATTGGCGTAGTTCGTATCTGGAAAGGTAATCACCGCCTTTGGGTCAGACTACTCTACACAATGGTTGGCCTGCCTTTGTTTCTGCTCATTTTTCTCTTTCTGGCACTTAGCGGATTTGCCTTTTTTCTGCCCCCGCTTGATATGAGTGTTGGCAATCGTAGCGATCGTACCATCATTAACAGCGATGGCAATTACAAATCAACGTTTCTTAAAACCGGCAACGAAACGGGTGGTGCCTACGAACTGATTCAGGTAGAAGTGGAGCCGCATGGCGGAAATGGATGGCACTACCATAAATCCTTTGACGAGTATTTTACTGTTTTAAAAGGTACAGCTCTGGTAGGTAATGGAGGAAAGGAATACAGAATAAAAGAAGGTGGTAATGCCGTTGCGCACAAAGGGGCATTACATTATTTCGCAAACCCAACCGATTCTACAATTCTCCTTTTGGTTAAAGCGATGCCGGCAAGAGGGTTGGAAAAAAGCATCCGAATCGCTTATGGCCTGGCCAACGACGGGCAATTTGAAGGCGAAATCACGAAGAATCCGTGGCATATGGCGCTGTTGCTGGGCTATAGCGGCACTTATCTTCCCGAAATCCCTGGTTTTATACAGGAACCTCTTGTGAACGCACTGGCAAAAATTGCGCAATGGAAAGGGGAGGATAGGGATTTGGAAAAGTATTACCGTTAA